The following proteins are encoded in a genomic region of Opitutus sp.:
- a CDS encoding ATP-binding protein: MKTEPEKTDLLKDQLKYLKLGYLLRHHGELTAEAAKARCSHAEFLRRLVQAETQDRQIRALERRIQAARFPVKKTVDQFQWDWPKELNEAQVRHLFELGFVKERTNAVFCGGVGLGKTHLASALGYAACQAGYTVLFTTAVDAINALVTAQSLHRLQAELKRYMTPAVLVLDEVGYLPLDKSGADLLFQIVSQRYERGSLIVTTNKAYKHWAGIFNNDAGITAAILDRLLHRAQTVVIEGKSYRMKDRLADEPAS, from the coding sequence ATGAAAACAGAACCCGAAAAAACCGATTTATTAAAAGATCAACTCAAGTACCTGAAACTCGGTTACCTGCTGCGCCACCACGGCGAACTCACGGCCGAGGCGGCCAAGGCGCGCTGTTCGCACGCCGAATTTTTACGCCGACTGGTGCAGGCCGAGACCCAGGACCGCCAGATCCGGGCGCTGGAGCGGCGCATCCAGGCAGCGCGCTTCCCGGTCAAGAAAACCGTCGACCAGTTCCAGTGGGACTGGCCCAAGGAGTTGAACGAAGCGCAGGTGCGGCACCTCTTCGAACTGGGCTTTGTCAAGGAGCGCACCAACGCGGTGTTTTGCGGTGGTGTGGGGCTTGGGAAGACACATCTCGCGAGCGCGTTGGGCTACGCGGCGTGCCAGGCGGGCTACACGGTGCTGTTTACGACGGCGGTGGACGCGATCAACGCTTTGGTCACCGCCCAGTCCCTGCACCGGTTGCAAGCCGAGTTGAAGCGTTACATGACCCCTGCGGTGCTCGTGCTCGATGAGGTCGGCTACCTGCCGCTCGACAAGTCGGGGGCCGACCTGCTCTTCCAGATCGTCAGCCAACGCTACGAACGCGGCTCGCTGATCGTCACCACCAACAAGGCCTACAAACACTGGGCAGGGATCTTTAACAACGACGCTGGCATCACCGCGGCGATCCTGGACCGCCTACTGCACCGGGCCCAGACCGTCGTCATCGAGGGCAAATCCTACCGCATGAAAGACCGCCTGGCCGACGAACCTGCAAGCTGA
- a CDS encoding RidA family protein translates to MSNPEAKLAELGLKLPATAAAAGNYVPTVRSGNVLYCSGTISIADGKMTHEGQVGKEQTVATAYESARVCTLNTLANIKAAVGSLDQVARVIMVNGFVNAVSGFADSPAVINGASDLLVGVFGDAGKHARAAVAVAGLPRNSTVEVQVIVELKS, encoded by the coding sequence ATGTCGAATCCCGAAGCAAAACTCGCCGAACTTGGTTTGAAACTGCCCGCCACCGCCGCCGCCGCCGGCAATTACGTGCCCACGGTGCGCTCGGGTAACGTGCTGTACTGCTCCGGGACCATCTCGATTGCGGACGGTAAAATGACCCACGAGGGCCAGGTCGGCAAAGAGCAGACCGTTGCCACCGCCTATGAATCGGCGCGCGTTTGCACCCTGAACACGTTGGCCAACATCAAAGCCGCGGTGGGTTCCCTCGATCAAGTGGCGCGCGTGATCATGGTCAACGGCTTCGTCAATGCGGTGAGCGGTTTTGCGGACAGCCCGGCGGTGATTAACGGTGCCAGCGATCTGCTCGTCGGGGTGTTTGGCGATGCCGGAAAACACGCCCGCGCCGCAGTCGCCGTGGCGGGCCTGCCGCGCAATTCGACCGTCGAAGTGCAGGTGATCGTCGAGCTCAAGAGCTGA
- a CDS encoding IS21 family transposase, with protein MIDYELYCRIKQAEAAGHSAPQIARSLQLHVQTVRRWQAQEKYVRSQAAQVPRPSKLDVHKPAIARWLEAHPFTAMQLWQKVRERGYTGGYSILKDYVRRVRPRNLEAFLTLKFAPGQTAQVDWGSFGAVEVDGTRRALSFFVMVLGYSRFLHVEFTLGQGQEWWLGCHRRAFEKLGGVPREVMVDNCKTAVLSHVPGTDPVYNAQYLDFARHYGFTIKACGPGHPQSKGMVENAVGYVKKSFLGGRQMNGFTELGPAASLWLETVANVRVHAETQGRPVDRLPEERAALLPLNPVASPAVRTLSVRASRRCRVSIETNRYSVPTKFAGALLTAQIEGAQVRFYADRTLVAEHARSFARRADVENPEHVRELEERKRQGARQRLRLRFLELSPAAPAYQRGLEERRLNAGHHLATIVGLVALYGTEAVGRAIESAHELGAYSSDYILNLLEQRARALPQAGPIHLTRADALAALELELRPPDLSPYTQ; from the coding sequence GTGATCGATTACGAACTGTATTGCCGGATAAAACAGGCGGAGGCGGCCGGTCACAGTGCGCCGCAAATCGCCCGCTCGCTCCAGTTGCACGTGCAGACGGTGAGGCGCTGGCAGGCGCAGGAAAAGTACGTGCGCAGCCAGGCCGCGCAGGTGCCTAGGCCAAGCAAGCTCGACGTGCACAAGCCGGCGATCGCGCGCTGGCTGGAGGCCCATCCGTTCACCGCCATGCAGCTCTGGCAAAAGGTGCGCGAGCGGGGGTACACGGGCGGGTATTCAATTTTGAAAGACTACGTGCGGCGGGTGCGGCCGAGGAACCTGGAGGCGTTTCTTACCCTCAAGTTTGCCCCCGGCCAGACCGCGCAGGTGGACTGGGGCAGTTTTGGCGCGGTGGAGGTGGACGGCACCCGGCGGGCTTTAAGTTTTTTCGTCATGGTTTTGGGGTACAGCCGGTTCCTGCATGTGGAATTTACCCTCGGGCAGGGCCAGGAGTGGTGGCTGGGCTGTCACCGGCGCGCCTTTGAAAAACTCGGCGGGGTGCCGCGCGAGGTGATGGTGGACAACTGCAAGACGGCCGTCCTCTCGCATGTGCCCGGGACCGACCCGGTGTACAACGCCCAGTACCTGGACTTTGCCCGGCACTACGGGTTTACGATAAAAGCGTGCGGGCCGGGGCATCCGCAGTCCAAGGGCATGGTGGAAAACGCGGTGGGTTACGTGAAAAAAAGCTTCCTTGGCGGGCGGCAGATGAACGGGTTTACCGAGCTGGGGCCGGCCGCCAGCTTGTGGCTGGAAACGGTGGCCAACGTGCGCGTTCACGCTGAAACCCAGGGCCGGCCGGTGGACCGGCTGCCCGAGGAGCGCGCTGCGCTCCTGCCGCTTAACCCGGTGGCCAGTCCGGCGGTGCGCACCTTAAGCGTGCGGGCGTCGCGGCGGTGCCGGGTGAGTATCGAAACGAACCGCTACTCGGTGCCCACGAAGTTTGCCGGGGCGCTACTCACCGCGCAGATCGAGGGGGCGCAGGTGAGGTTTTATGCGGACCGCACCCTGGTGGCCGAGCATGCCCGCAGTTTTGCCCGCCGCGCCGATGTGGAAAACCCCGAGCATGTGCGCGAACTCGAGGAGCGCAAACGGCAGGGGGCGCGGCAGCGCCTGCGGCTACGGTTTTTGGAACTGAGCCCGGCGGCACCCGCCTACCAACGGGGGCTGGAGGAGCGCCGGCTCAACGCGGGACACCACCTGGCGACTATCGTGGGTTTGGTGGCCCTGTATGGAACGGAGGCAGTCGGCCGGGCGATCGAAAGCGCCCATGAACTCGGCGCCTACTCCAGCGATTACATCCTCAACTTGCTCGAACAACGCGCGCGGGCCTTGCCGCAAGCCGGGCCGATCCACCTCACCCGCGCCGACGCGTTGGCCGCACTGGAACTCGAACTGCGTCCCCCGGATTTAAGCCCCTATACCCAATGA